A section of the Lineus longissimus chromosome 1, tnLinLong1.2, whole genome shotgun sequence genome encodes:
- the LOC135493752 gene encoding melatonin receptor type 1A-like, whose amino-acid sequence MNLTVNTKLMMVMMNTTVTMSTGTEDNRGNSVTKPFDIFILLVICVSGVIGNILILGAIQVEKALKHNTANAFVCSLAVCDFIITAYIVPFLLANVIQGRDVLEDVSIMCTINSLLVMVTCGLSIYSMAMIALNRYLFICWHTKARSIYTWRNTTIMVVLLWVLIPPLPLVPTLAGWGKQQFNQKTLYCLFDHLNVGYTIYLLVLGIYIPTIAAAICYFKVYRKIRAISIKMQNHRTETNNAASRRTRETRVILMLFTSLMCFLLFWAPYGISAFADIGGHTNRYVLKYSAWLALSNSCLNTVIYGAMNKNFRSGYKKILCFWRKHDAVDNTSSNSMNNGTQRNMQSDQTQSKLTATVETKA is encoded by the coding sequence ATGAATCTTACAGTTAATACAAAACTCATGATGGTCATGATGAATACAACGGTCACCATGAGTACAGGTACAGAGGACAACAGAGGAAACTCAGTCACCAAACCATTCGATATATTTATATTGTTAGTGATATGTGTCTCTGGAGTGATAGGGAACATCTTGATCCTTGGTGCCATCCAAGTGGAAAAGGCCTTAAAGCACAACACTGCAAATGCCTTCGTCTGTAGCCTGGCTGTCTGTGATTTCATAATAACGGCGTATATTGTGCCATTTTTGCTGGCAAATGTTATCCAGGGGCGTGATGTTTTGGAAGACGTGTCCATCATGTGTACGATTAATAGTTTGCTTGTTATGGTCACCTGCGGGTTGTCCATTTATTCTATGGCAATGATAGCGCTGAATCGCTACTTGTTTATCTGCTGGCATACCAAAGCACGTTCCATTTACACCTGGAGGAATACGACAATAATGGTGGTACTGTTGTGGGTTCTCATACCACCCCTACCTCTAGTGCCAACGCTAGCTGGCTGGGGAAAACAACAATTCAACCAAAAGACACTGTACTGTCTCTTCGACCATTTGAACGTTGGTTACACAATTTATTTACTAGTGTTGGGCATTTATATCCCAACTATAGCTGCTGCTATATGCTATTTCAAAGTATACCGTAAAATCCGAGCGATTTCGATAAAGATGCAAAACCATCGAACTGAGACAAATAATGCCGCTTCCCGTCGAACTCGTGAAACACGGGTAATTCTAATGCTGTTCACATCCCTGATGTGTTTCCTTCTTTTCTGGGCCCCATATGGCATTTCTGCCTTTGCCGACATCGGCGGACACACCAACAGATATGTACTCAAATACTCTGCTTGGTTAGCGCTGAGCAATTCTTGCCTCAATACTGTAATCTACGGCGCAATGAACAAGAACTTTCGGAGTGGATACAAAAAGATTCTCTGTTTCTGGCGGAAGCATGATGCAGTGGACAATACTTCGTCTAATTCCATGAACAATGGTACCCAAAGGAATATGCAAAGTGATCAAacacaatcaaaacttactgcGACTGTCGAAACGAAAGCTTAG